A stretch of Suncus etruscus isolate mSunEtr1 chromosome 9, mSunEtr1.pri.cur, whole genome shotgun sequence DNA encodes these proteins:
- the SELENOH gene encoding selenoprotein H, which yields MAPRGRKRKTEAAEAAPAEKQERAGAEPQRVAEPTVVIEHCTSURVYGRHAAALSQALRQEAPGLALQVNPAKPRRGSFEVTLLRPDGGRAELWAGLQRGPPRRLKFPEPQEVVAALRKHLA from the exons ATGGCTCCCCGCGGGAGGAAGCGGAAGACCGAGGCGGCGGAGGCGGCGCCGGCCGAGAAGCAGGAGAGAGCGGGCGCGGAGCCGCAGCGGGTGGCGGAGCCCACGGTGGTCATCGAGCACTG CACCAGCTGACGCGTGTACGGGCGCCACGCCGCGGCCCTGAGCCAGGCGCTGCGCCAGGAGGCCCCGGGGCTGGCGCTGCAGGTGAACCCCGCCAAGCCGCGCAGGGGCAGCTTCGAGGTGACGCTGCTGCGCCCGGACGGCGGCCGCGCCGAGCTCTGGGCCGGCCTCCAGAGGGGGCCCCCGCGCAGGCTCAAGTTCCCGGAGCCCCAGGAGGTGGTGGCGGCGCTCCGGAAGCACCTGGCCTAG
- the BTBD18 gene encoding BTB/POZ domain-containing protein 18, translated as MYTPASPKILYRNPRFLRLAFLQLHHQQQSGMFCDVLLQAEGEAVPAHCCILSACSPFFTERLERERPAQDRKVVLELEGLKIRTLRKLVDFFYTSEMEVSQEEAQDVLSAARQLRVSELESLQLQGGKLVKAPQGRRLNRECLQSPSTTPISTRVVASSHHPQTPLPVPPTPCPLGTMRLKPLGKDEGPREKSNQQSVENLSRAHLLKKARACPAPQEKDRSPPSHSLALKENKSDVTLGPTASSLRSLYPAVDERLLPRKIRLSRAKPSPDVCPAKASNISSGPIPVTTAPTAQTVPSRRLWRQKSIKKEVTENKPVSRTDSPLPSTPCTSGGNKKQSPEVRSHNSDSAEEGQVGRVKLRKTVNGTCWEVVQEPPQTSPEAPVSRDSIESPGTPPSSVNEQMSPPRLDPCQDSPMCNRLQDILLSASCSPDRRVAKCAFGSSPGLGGKEAGMAIDCQDPYMFDQSLLGQPCEAEEYRITTTAATSELEKILDFMLCGSDIEAPIGSLESPEAEGCRTPSYHLTERGKDWIESEEWCLPDMELWSSELTGLEKEPVSESKEPMEPFSPLVMPTENKEPNGPPSPFVVTSEGSEAAVLSVGGSWIPDLEITSSLPLAGQRNKPLPIESPDPVQRSDEDPSPLCSSWVETGLQVSITMDEILHPTPEADTEVVGNSELVKLPASPEEEEIDVMDWTSAGGLEPTTFPSVWPDPSSESETEIDILT; from the coding sequence GTGAGGCAGTCCCAGCCCATTGTTGCATCCTGTCTGCCTGTAGCCCCTTCTTTACAGAGCGTCTGGAGCGGGAGAGGCCAGCTCAGGATCGGAAGGTGGTGCTGGAGCTGGAAGGCCTGAAGATCAGGACACTTAGGAAGCTGGTGGACTTTTTCTATACCTCAGAAATGGAAGTGTCTCAAGAAGAAGCCCAGGATGTGCTGTCAGCTGCCCGGCAACTCCGTGTATCTGAGCTCGAATCCCTTCAGCTACAGGGTGGGAAGCTGGTCAAGGCTCCACAGGGCCGCAGACTAAATCGGGAGTGCTTACAATCACCAAGTACCACACCCATCTCTACCAGGGTTGTGGCGTCCAGCCACCACCCTCAAACTCCACTGCCTGTTCCCCCGACTCCCTGTCCTCTTGGGACAATGAGGTTGAAACCCTTGGGGAAGGACGAGGGGCCCCGGGAGAAGAGCAATCAACAGAGCGTGGAGAACCTGTCAAGAGCTCATTTACTCAAGAAGGCCAGAGCCTGCCCAGCTCCACAGGAAAAGGACAGGTCACCACCAAGCCACAGTCTGGCACTGAAAGAGAACAAGAGCGATGTCACCCTTGGTCCAACAGCATCTTCTCTGCGTAGCTTGTACCCTGCAGTGGATGAACGGCTCCTGCCCAGAAAAATCCGGCTGAGCCGTGCAAAGCCATCTCCTGATGTGTGTCCGGCCAAGGCTTCCAACATCTCAAGTGGACCCATCCCAGTGACAACAGCCCCAACAGCCCAGACAGTCCCCAGCCGGCGACTTTGGCGACAGAAGAGCATAAAGAAAGAAGTGACAGAGAACAAGCCAGTCTCAAGGACAGATAGTCCGCTACCAAGCACCCCGTGCACTTCTGGGGGGAACAAAAAGCAGAGCCCCGAAGTCAGATCCCACAACTCAGACTCTGCAGAGGAAGGGCAGGTGGGGAGAGTCAAACTCAGAAAGACTGTCAATGGGACCTGCTGGGAGGTAGTGCAGGAGCCTCCACAAACCAGCCCTGAGGCACCAGTATCCAGAGACTCAATAGAGTCTCCAGGGACTCCACCTTCCTCTGTTAATGAGCAAATGTCACCCCCTAGACTAGACCCATGTCAGGACTCACCCATGTGCAACAGGCTGCAAGACATTCTTCTCTCTGCCAGCTGCTCCCCTGATCGCCGAGTGGCAAAGTGTGCGTTCGGGTCCAGTCCAGGACTGGGAGGGAAGGAGGCTGGCATGGCCATTGACTGCCAAGACCCTTACATGTTTGACCAGAGCCTGCTTGGGCAGCCCTGTGAGGCTGAGGAGTACCGAATCACTACTACTGCTGCCACCAGTGAGCTGGAGAAGATCTTGGACTTCATGCTCTGTGGCTCAGACATTGAAGCTCCCATAGGGTCGTTGGAGAGTCCTGAGGCTGAGGGCTGCAGAACCCCTAGTTACCATCTGACTGAAAGAGGAAAAGACTGGATTGAAAGCGAAGAATGGTGTTTGCCAGACATGGAACTCTGGTCCTCCGAGCTCACAGGACTGGAGAAGGAACCTGTCAGTGAGAGCAAAGAGCCAATGGAGCCCTTTAGCCCCCTTGTCATGCCCACAGAGAACAAAGAGCCAAATGGCCCCCCGAGCCCCTTTGTCGTGACCTCTGAGGGGAGTGAAGCGGCAGTGCTTTCAGTGGGAGGTTCTTGGATTCCAGATCTAGAAATTACCAGCTCCCTGCCACTCGCTGGCCAGAGAAACAAACCTCTTCCTATTGAATCCCCTGACCCTGTTCAAAGGTCCGATGAAGACCCTTCACCTCTCTGTTCCAGTTGGGTGGAGACAGGATTGCAAGTGTCCATAACTATGGACGAGATCCTACACCCCACCCCAGAGGCAGACACAGAGGTAGTTGGCAACTCAGAGTTGGTCAAACTTCCCGCCAGCCCAGAAGAGGAAGAGATTGATGTGATGGACTGGACATCAGCAGGGGGGCTGGAGCCCACCACATTTCCTTCCGTCTGGCCTGACCCTTCCTCCGAGTCAGAAACAGAGATAGACATACTAACATAG